The Peptacetobacter hiranonis DNA window TGTATCTGTAATAGATACCGATTGGGAAGCAGCTGGTGTTTGTGCTGAAAACTTTGACGAAGCTATGAGTCTTAAATCTTCAAATATGAATAAACGCTTTGTAACAGCTCCTCTTAATGAAGAACTTACTATACAGGGAACTGTTCATCTAAATTTAAAAGCTGCATTAAAAGATGGGAATATAGAAAATGACTTCAACCCTGAAAACAGAAATGATGCCGACTCTTTAACTATGAAACTTGGAGATTCTAAAGTTACTGGAAGAATGGACGACGTTAAATTAGTTGCTATGCTATACGATGTATGCGATGAAAAATTTGACAGTATACAGACAGTAGATCCAGAAAGAAATATAATACCTGTTGTAAAAGTTCAGGAAAATGGTGTAATAAATGGTGGAGATTTACCAGCATTTGACCTTTGTGAATTTGAAACTGTTCATAAAAATTATCGCCCAATAACTCGTGCATATGCTGACCTTTGTAATCCAGAAGCTGGATATAAACCAGAAACTGCTATAAACAGCATAGAGCTTAAAAAAGGTGAATACCATGAGTACAACATATATCTAAATGCAACTAGATATACTGTTAAACCTGGACATAGTCTTGCACTTGTTATAACAACAGAAGACCCTGTAAACTGTTTAATACACAAAACTTACTCAGTTGAAATAGACAACGCTTCTGTAAATGCAACTGTTCCTGTAACGGCAGAAAACAATAATCTTGAAATAACTATAAAATAATATATATAAAAATAAGGGGTATGCCTTTTAGCATACCCCTTTAATATTTTCTTATTCTTCTGTTTCATCTTCCTCATCAGTAGTTATTTTAGCAATAGATACTATGCTAACTTCTTCATCTACATTCATAAGTTTAACTCCACTAGTTACCCTACCAAATATAGATATTTCATTTACTTTGATTCTTATTAATACTCCATCAGAGTTTATTATCATCATTTCATCGTCTTCAGCTACCATTTCAGCGCCTACGATTGAGCCTGTTTTTTCAGATATGTTGTAAGTTTTTATACCTTTACCAGCTCTTATCTGACTTCTGTATTCTTCAAGATCTGTTCTCTTTCCAAATCCATTTTCACTTACTACAAGCATATCAGTACCTTCACTAGCTAAGCTCATAGATACAACTGTATCTCCTTCTCCAAGTGTAATACCTTTAACACCCATAGCAGTTCTTCCCATACCTCTAACATCTTTTTCAGAGAATCTGATAGACATACCATTTCTAGTTACAAGCATAACATCCTGTTCGCCATCAGTTAATTTAACTCCTATAACCTCATCGCCTTCTTTAAGACCTATTGAGATTAATCCAGATTTATTGATATTCTTGAAGTCGCTTATCTTAGTCTTTTTAACCATACCCTTCTTAGTAGCTATTAGAAGATATTTATTTTCTTCTTTTCCATCTACATCTATAAGAGTAGCAATTTTTTCTCCAGGTCCAAGCTGAAGTAGGTTAACTATTGCAGTTCCCTTAGCCTGTCTCTTTCCTTCTGGTATTTCATATGCATTTAATCTAAATACTCTACCTCTGTTAGTGAAGAATAATAATCTACTATGAGTAGTAGTACTTATTAGGTGTTTTACGAAATCTTCTTCTCTTGTTGTAAGAGCAGATATTCCTCTTCCACCTCTCTTCTGACTTCTGTAAGTATCAGCAGGTAGTCTTTTTATATAACCAAAGTGAGTAAGAGTTATAGCTATTTCTTCTTCATCTATAAGGTCTATAACATCTATTTCACCTTCTGCATGCTGAATTTCTGTTCTTCTTTCATCAGTGTATTTATTTTTGATTTCTATTATTTCATCTTTGATTACTCCAAGTAATACTTCTTCACTTGCAAGTATTTCTTTTAATTCAGCTATTTTTTTCATTAGTTCGTCGTATTCAGCGTCTATTTTTTCTCTTTCTAATCCTGTAAGTCTATTAAGTCTCATTTCAAGGATAGCCTGAGCCTGTATTTCTGTTAGGCCGAATCTTTCAACTAATTTTTCTTTAGCTTCTGAAGAAGTTTTTGAAGATCTTATTGTTTCTATAACAGCATCTATATTATCTAGTGCTATTTTTAAACCTTCTAATATATGAGCTCTAGCTTCAGCTTTATTTAGCTCATATTTAGTTCTTCTTGTTACAACATCTTTCTGATGTTCTATGTAGTAGTGAAGAACTTCTTTAAGATTTAAACATTTTGGCTCTCCATTTACAAGTGCTATCATAATAACACTTATAGTTTCTTCCATCTGAGAATGTTTGTATAGATTATTTAAGATGATGTTTGCATTTACATCTCTCTTAAGCTCTATAACTATTCTCATACCATTTCTATTACTTTCATCTCTAAGGTCTGATATACCCTCGATTTTTTTATCTTTTACAAGTTCAGCTATTCTTTCAACTAATCTAGCTTTGTTTACCTGATATGGTATTTCTGTTACAACTATCTGCTGTTTTCCTTTTGGAAGTTCTTCTATTTCAGCTCTAGCTCTAACTTTTATCTTACCTCTACCTGTTCTGTAGGCTTCTTTTATACTTTCAGTTCCCATTATTATTGCACCAGTTGGGAAGTCAGGTCCTTTAACATATCCCATTAATTCCTCAACATCTGCATCTGGTCTATCTATTAGATGAACTGTCGCATCTATTACCTCACCTAAGTTATGTGGAGGTATAGATGTAGCCATACCAACTGCTATACCATTAGATCCATTTACTAATAGGTTAGGGAATCTCGCTGGAAGAACTAGTGGTTCTTTTAAAGATTCATCAAAGTTTGGCCCAAAGTCTACAGTTTCTTTATCTATATCTCTAAGTAATTCCATTGATAATTTACTCATTCTGGCTTCAGTATAACGCATTGCAGCAGGTGAGTCCCCATCTACTGAACCAAAGTTCCCATGACCATCAACTAGAGGAACTCTTGTTGAGAAGTCCTGAGCCATTTTTACCATTGCCATATATACTGAACTATCACCATGTGGATGGTACTTACCTAGAACGTCCCCGACAATACGGGCTGATTTTCTATATGGTTTATCTGGAGAAAGATTTAATTCATTCATAGAGTATAATATTCTTCTATGAACTGGTTTTAATCCATCTCTTACATCTGGAAGAGCACGCCCGACGATAACGCTCATTGAGTATTCTATGTAAGATTTTTTCATCTCACTAGCTATTTCTATCGGAAGTATTCTGCTAGTATTTTTTTCGTCCTGCATTTTTTATCTCCTCTCCTATACGTCTAGATTTCTAACATATTTTGCATTTTCCTGTATGAATTCTCTTCTTGGAGCAACTTTGTCTCCCATAAGCATAGAGAATATTTCATCAGCTATTGCAGCATCTTCTATAGTAACCTGTAGAAGAGTTCTTGTTTCTGGGTTCATTGTTGTATCCCAAAGCTGCTCTGGGTTCATTTCCCCAAGCCCTTTATATCTCTGTATATCGTATTTATCTCTACCTATTTCGTTAAGTAAATCGTCTAATTCTTTATCTGAGTATACATAGTATTCTTTCTTCTGTTTAGTAACCTTGTATAGAGGTGGCTGTGCAGCATACACATATCCCTCTTCTATTAAAGGTCTCATATATCTGAAGAAGAATGTTAATAAAAGTGTTCTGATGTGTGCCCCATCGACATCGGCATCGGTCATTATTATGATTTTGTGGTATCTAGCTTTTTCTAAATCAAAATCATTACCTATACCACATCCGTAAGCAGTTATCATATTTTTTATTTCATCAGAAGCTAATATTTTATCTAATCTTGATTTTTCAACATTTAAAATTTTACCTCTTAAAGGAAGTATAGCCTGAGTATTTCTATCTCTACCCTGTTTTGCAGAACCACCGGCAGAATCCCCTTCGACTAAGAATATTTCACTCTTAGATGGGTCTTTTTCTGAGCAGTCTGCAAGTTTTCCTGGTAGAGAAGTACTTTCAAGTACGCTTTTTCTTCTAGTTAATTCTCTTGCTCTCTTGGCAGCTTCTCTTGCTCTCTGTGCTCTAAGTGCTTTATCAACTATAACTTTTGCTGTATTTGGATTTTCTTCAAGGAATGATCCTAATTCCTCAACAGTAACACCATCCACTATACCTCTCATAAATGTATTACCAAGTTTTGTCTTTGTCTGACCTTCAAACTGAGGATCTGGAAGTTTTACAGATACAACAGCTGTAAGACCTTCTCTTATATCTTCCCCAGAAAGGTTTGAATCTTTATCTTTTAAAGCCCCATTTCTCTTAGCGTATTCATTTATAGTTTTTGTAAGAGCAGCTTTAAATCCTGCAAGGTGTGA harbors:
- the gyrA gene encoding DNA gyrase subunit A; translation: MQDEKNTSRILPIEIASEMKKSYIEYSMSVIVGRALPDVRDGLKPVHRRILYSMNELNLSPDKPYRKSARIVGDVLGKYHPHGDSSVYMAMVKMAQDFSTRVPLVDGHGNFGSVDGDSPAAMRYTEARMSKLSMELLRDIDKETVDFGPNFDESLKEPLVLPARFPNLLVNGSNGIAVGMATSIPPHNLGEVIDATVHLIDRPDADVEELMGYVKGPDFPTGAIIMGTESIKEAYRTGRGKIKVRARAEIEELPKGKQQIVVTEIPYQVNKARLVERIAELVKDKKIEGISDLRDESNRNGMRIVIELKRDVNANIILNNLYKHSQMEETISVIMIALVNGEPKCLNLKEVLHYYIEHQKDVVTRRTKYELNKAEARAHILEGLKIALDNIDAVIETIRSSKTSSEAKEKLVERFGLTEIQAQAILEMRLNRLTGLEREKIDAEYDELMKKIAELKEILASEEVLLGVIKDEIIEIKNKYTDERRTEIQHAEGEIDVIDLIDEEEIAITLTHFGYIKRLPADTYRSQKRGGRGISALTTREEDFVKHLISTTTHSRLLFFTNRGRVFRLNAYEIPEGKRQAKGTAIVNLLQLGPGEKIATLIDVDGKEENKYLLIATKKGMVKKTKISDFKNINKSGLISIGLKEGDEVIGVKLTDGEQDVMLVTRNGMSIRFSEKDVRGMGRTAMGVKGITLGEGDTVVSMSLASEGTDMLVVSENGFGKRTDLEEYRSQIRAGKGIKTYNISEKTGSIVGAEMVAEDDEMMIINSDGVLIRIKVNEISIFGRVTSGVKLMNVDEEVSIVSIAKITTDEEDETEE
- the gyrB gene encoding DNA topoisomerase (ATP-hydrolyzing) subunit B, whose amino-acid sequence is MKQEYGASQIQVLEGLEAVRKRPGMYIGSTGPRGLHHLVYEVVDNSIDEALAGNCSKIYVAINADGSITVEDDGRGIPVEVHPKTGLSTLETVLTVLHAGGKFGGGGYKVSGGLHGVGVSVVNALSEWLVAEVHRDGKAYRQEYKKGNPQTKLEVVGESDHTGTIISFMPDAEVFDEIEFSFDTLEYRLRELSFLNKGIKIIFEDKREGKEKYRDFHYTGGLVEYVKFLNKSRTGIHEDIVYIDKKVDDCLVEIAMQYTDGYTENIYSFANNINTHEGGSHLAGFKAALTKTINEYAKRNGALKDKDSNLSGEDIREGLTAVVSVKLPDPQFEGQTKTKLGNTFMRGIVDGVTVEELGSFLEENPNTAKVIVDKALRAQRAREAAKRARELTRRKSVLESTSLPGKLADCSEKDPSKSEIFLVEGDSAGGSAKQGRDRNTQAILPLRGKILNVEKSRLDKILASDEIKNMITAYGCGIGNDFDLEKARYHKIIIMTDADVDGAHIRTLLLTFFFRYMRPLIEEGYVYAAQPPLYKVTKQKKEYYVYSDKELDDLLNEIGRDKYDIQRYKGLGEMNPEQLWDTTMNPETRTLLQVTIEDAAIADEIFSMLMGDKVAPRREFIQENAKYVRNLDV